The window TTAATttgatcaaaaaataaaagtgaaaatagtaTAGAAGATATTCAGATTACAGTATCACTGTCCTACAGGGAAATAAGAATATTCAATGCACAGAAGGGAGTGCCTGGGGAGTCCTAAGATGTGCCCCCACAGTTCCATGGGTCAGAACACTGTAAGCAAAAATCACAGCTACTAGAGCCAAACTTCCTGGGTTGATTGTGAAGCTTAATTGTTTATTATGTTTGGGACCCTGTGCAGGTTTTATCTTTGATTTCACAAAGGGAATGATTTCAGTATAATATTACTAGTTTAATGTAAATATGGCATACAGGTAGAATAATGCATTCAACTATTAGGGACAAAGTGCTTGACCATTCAGAAAAATCTCAATGATTATTATAATTGTTACATATTATCactattgtattattattattaaaaaataaaactagactgAATTAAAGATAATCTCCAGAAGCTAAAAGGGAAACAcagaacattttttcctttatggCCCTACCTGATAGTTAACTCTAGATTTGTAgtgttgaaaacaaaacaaaaaaaaattcagttgttttAATTCACTCAGTGTATAACAGTTTGTTACAACAGTCATAGCAACCAATACACTATACAAgatttgtgcatttttaatttcattgatcttCACTTACCATACTAAATAGCATGATTTATTTATAAGATAGGAATGCTAGGGCTGGTATGTAGCTCAGATATAGCatttgcctcatatgcacaaagccctggatttaatccctagaaacacagaaaagaaaagaaaattgtagaaatttggaaattttaagtAGAGAACTAAATAAAGGCATATGGCCAACATGTCCATTAATATTTCAGGAGTTCTTAAGGAGCTAATCATTGAAAGACAATAACTTCCGTTTCTtctggaaataaagagaaatattgaggaaaaatagaaatgtgtATATTATAGAAATTACTTAGTGTCCTTCTGAAAATTAAgttatttgtttgaaaataaatttatacttaacattcttattcaaaatattcataaaCATAAATTGAGATAATtgcaatatcatttttttaatttaatatacttGAAATACTTGAATTTATTGTGCAATGTGCTACTTTAATCTGTTGAAATTTAAGTAGTTTCTACAGATTTTTAGAGGAAGGAAAAGCTAACATTGCAATGTATCATGAGGTGCTGCTATGGGCCATGGGGATTCAAATAAGCGCCCCCCTCCTACACTGTTCTTACACAGTCTCCAGTCTGAAGGGTAGGGCGAACCACAGGGGCAATAATCCCATGGGCTGACTTGTACAAAGATCAAGTGGGCACCAGGAGTGTGGAGAAATTTTCAGAGTGAAAGTGAAAAGCTCATGTTGTAGATTTGAAGTGAAACAACCTCAATGCAAGCTAGGTCTCAGATATCACAGTAATAAAACCGTGCCTCATGTCTGCTCAAAGGAGAGGCACTCTGAGAGAACATGACATGGGAAAGCAGAGGAGTCTGGTATaattgtcaataaatatttgagtgttTATCCTTTAGTCTATTGGATCTTATAGCCATCTAAAAAgggaaatataaagaacaaacATTCAAATGTTCATATGACTGTCATAAGTAATACGAGctaaaaacagatatttctctGAGACCACATAGAGAGAAagtatggaaaaataatttatgttgatTTTCAAAGATGAGTTTCCCGAGGAAGTAACTTTAAGTCCCTACGGCCTTGAGAGGTACACTTTTCTAGGACAGATCCTGGTACAAATTTTCACTCATTATCTGGGGGTACGATTGTCACAGTAAATATTCCATAGCTTAGAGAAATAATTTGCCTCAACCTCAAGTGAAAGAAATAGATTGACAGTAGGGTCCTCCTAGGCTCAGATTTATAAACTCCACCAGCAATTGAGAATTTCTACAATCAAGAAGGCTCACCTTCTTTGGTGTGCTCAATTTCATATGTGACATAATTTTAGATCTCCTGGGGATATCCCTATACAAATATGGTTTATTAGCCTGCATTACCTTCAAACAAAAGCATGGACAAACTACAGTGTGGATGAACACATCTGTGAATGCAGATAAAGTAGTTTGCATTACCTGGAATGTAATCCAAGCAATTTAACCCCGCCCTAAAcatatactaataaaatatctcaTCTGCTATAGCAATGCagatattttcctaaaaatacaatgttttatCTCCTTTAAAGCAACTTTACTCTGTTTTTCCCCACATCATACAATATCTAcatagtaaataatattttaaagccaTCATAGGTGATGTTATGTTCCATTCTGAGTATAGAGAATTATGGTGGTTTCAGACTGAGCTGAGTTCATCACTCTACAACAAGATTTGCTCTGTTGATTGATCAAGTGTCAAgtacacatataattttttagcATGCTCATGACATGTAAAAAAACATGAAGCAAATGTAAGTTTTGTTCCAGGGCATCTTGGGTTATTAAGAAATAAGTATTCAAAAGTAGAATTCTGGAATTGGTTGACCACAGAAAGAATGCAGGACTACTACTTCAAAATCTTTCTGTGTAACATATCAAAATACCACCATCACCTTGTAAATCCTTGAAGAACACTTCCAAGTTAAATGTAGTAGAGGTGAGACATATATGGCTACTTTATATTAATTAGACATTAATAGATATTAATGAGGCACCAATGGATGTAGTATATATGGCTCATATGgttttcctataaatatttcataagaagaaacaagaaaatcatTAAAGACCTACTGGATTTTGGGAAGTTCCCCGGTCTTGAGGTATGGTAGTAAACTATATGTACAAAAAGAGCCTTCCTGAGAATAAAGTCCAGCACAATTGGACAATAAGAAGGCAAGTACACACTGGAATGCCAAAGGACAAAGCAGAGAGTATGTTAGATAACACGATCACAACATATTCATATATCTAAACTCAAACTTTAAAGTTCTGATTAGATGGCTCAGTAAGAAAACGTAAGTTGGATAGCAAATGATATGTATGAAGGTACAGGGCAGGCTAAAATTGTGGACAAACTAGAGATTACAACTGCCAGATAGctatgattttttatatatttttattgaatattttaaagagtaTTATTAATCACTGATGgaagatgttatttttattatggctAAAAAGATGGACTGAACTGACATCAATTGTACAGAATAACAGAGGTAAAGTGATGGGgtttgttttaattgatttatttgtcCATATCATTCTTAGTATTTTTTCTGATCTGTATCTCAGTGACACTTGTCAAATAAAAGCTCACATGGAAAAATGGCATAACATAAAATAATGTCAGTAGAATCCCACCAAAACATTGACAAATGTTGAAAGATAAAATAGATCcattcaaacaataaaaacataattgagatttaataaatctttttcctcttatttattaTCACAATGTATTTTAGCTCCATGAAATATTCACATCTTTATTATGAGAACAATAATGGCATAAACTACAGAATATTCATTTCCTTGGTCCATAAAGCTAAACAATGATAGATGTGGGTACATGAATGCTGCAGACTCCAAAAGACCAGGGGCACCAGCATGTGAGAGCCTCACGTGGTACAGGCTTTGGACCTGCCCTTAGTAGACTGAATAAGGAGGATGCTGGCAACGAGGAATATACACAAGTAGGGAGGGTTAAGTGAACCAAAACATAGAACCAGTATTTGTTGACATAGGTATTAGATTGGAAAAGCTTTAGAGGTAGGGGAATATCACAGAAATAATGGTTGATGACATCAGATTTGCAGAAATTAACCCTAATCTTGCAGGCTGTTTAAGCTAACACATACCTATACTGTATACCCCTAAAATCAGAGAAGCAGGTTTAATGGGGTATGATGAAATTATAAACAAGGGTCTAGAGATGGCAACATAGTATACAGTTTTGCTCTATTTTACTTTCTTCAGTTTAGAATTGGaatatgtttattgtttttattatattaagtgaaatatcACTGAAGTTTCCCAGAAATTAGCAATACAGTTAGGCAGAAATAGTGGATGCTTGCTCTGTAGGAGGTAATTCTCAAAAGGCCTTAAATGTACACACAGTTACCTGGACTCAACTAAAATCACAGTTCCTGGAGTGAAACATTGTAAGCTCAATCATTTCTCATGTTCAAGACCCTGGGCATTCACTCAAATGAATGAgctccaattttttttcatatttgaaatgGGAGTAATATTCAGGATCTCTATGAGggaatactgaaaatattaaatgtaaatattcagtTAAAGTTTTAACACAATTCTTGATTCTTCAAAGAATCTCAATAAtatattatcatcaccatcatcactatcatattgttattaaaaaataaacagatcttCTTTAAGTCTTAAGAATCTTTTTATCATATTTCTTGGGATAGTTATTGTAATATAAGTTCAAAGAAAGAGAACTAAAGGACAATTTTGGATATATGAACATTTCTTATAGCACAACCTATATtccaaaaacttgaaaaaaaccTATCAAATTACATGTCTAACCAAACCAAAGGTGTGTTTCCATATGAAAATACAACACTGGTTTTATTCATGAATATGCTTGCCTGTCCAGCATTTTCTTCAGGGCTGATTTGACATCCTTATTCCTCAAGCTATAGATCAGGGGGTTCAGCTTGGGCACAACAGTTGTATAAAAAACAGAGGACACTTTTCCTTGGTCCATGGAGTTGACTGTTGATGGCTGCAGGTACATGAATGCTAGAGAACCAAAGAAGAGAGCAACAGCTGAGATGTGGGAGCTGCACGTGCTGAAGGCTTTGCCTCTGCCCTCAGTGGAGCGAATGCTATGATGAAGATGTAGGAGCCAAGGATGGTTAAGGTAGGAGTCAAAATGTTAAAGGCACTTAAGAAAAGAACCAATAACTCATTGATGTAGATGCTGGAACAGGATAGCTCCAACAGTGGAAAGAGATcacaaaaataatgattaatCACGTTAGTCTTGCATAAGAGAAGTCTCAACATGAAGACTGTGTAAATTGTAGACCCAATGATACCCAAAATGTAAACTCCGGCTGTGAGCCAGAAGCAGAGGTGATGAGACATGATGACACTGTAGAGCAAGGGACTACAGATGGCAACATAGCGGTCATATGCCATTGCAGCCAACATGTGACACTCTGAGATggcaaaaatgagaaagaaatacagCTGAGTCATGCATTCGGGGTAGGAGATGGTGTTCTTCTCCACCACTAAGTTCACCAGCATTTTGGGGGTAATTACAGTGGAATGACAGAGGTCAATAAAGGACAGATTGCTGAGGgaaaagtacatgggggtgtgcagGTGAGAGCTAAGCTCAATCAGTGTGATCATTCCTACATTCCCCACCACTGTGAGCAGATAGATTCCcaggtagaggaggaagaggggcagcTGGAGCTCTGACTGTTCTGAGGGTCCAGCCAGGATGAACTCAGTCACTGTGGAATGATTTCCAGGCTCCATTATCCTGTTAAAGTTTTTAAGAGAAAACAAGTGGATTTTCATGtccatttgtgtgtatgtacatgtgtgcatgtgtgtgagtgggtGGGGGAGACACTATGGAGGTTATTATTTAAGCCCTTattaaagaagatac is drawn from Urocitellus parryii isolate mUroPar1 chromosome 4, mUroPar1.hap1, whole genome shotgun sequence and contains these coding sequences:
- the LOC113176413 gene encoding LOW QUALITY PROTEIN: olfactory receptor 8G3-like (The sequence of the model RefSeq protein was modified relative to this genomic sequence to represent the inferred CDS: inserted 1 base in 1 codon), producing the protein MEPGNHSTVTEFILAGPSEQSELQLPLFLLYLGIYLLTVVGNVGMITLIELSSHLHTPMYFSLSNLSFIDLCHSTVITPKMLVNLVVEKNTISYPECMTQLYFFLIFAISECHMLAAMAYDRYVAICSPLLYSVIMSHHLCFWLTAGVYILGIIGSTIYTVFMLRLLLCKTNVINHYFCDLFPLLELSCSSIYINELLVLFLSAFNILTPTLTILGSYIFIIXIRSTEGRGKAFSTCSSHISAVALFFGSLAFMYLQPSTVNSMDQGKVSSVFYTTVVPKLNPLIYSLRNKDVKSALKKMLDRQAYS